The sequence ATAATTCCTCCTAGGTTGAGACCCTTCTGGCAAGGATCACCAAGTTTCAACATATCAATTCAGTTTCATAGCTGCGGAGACTTGCAAGGGATACAACTTAAATACAGAACAAACTAAAATCAATGAGACTATTGGCCCTCCCCGGATAGAAAGCTCTCTTTCTAAAATGTTGAAAATGTGAAGATGGACCTGATGGTGTTCGTGCAGGTATCAGCAAGGCCTTGAAAGCACAAAAAGGCTAGAAATATGATTCCAGATGATCAATGACCCAAACCAAAATTAATCACCTCCCAGATCACCAGTAAGGCAGTAATGAATTATTATGATGGTAACCCTGAAATCTAAGCAGGCAGGAAAATTGCTAGGGACAAAAGCAAGAGGTTGATATTCACAAGATGCCatttaaaacctttttattCTCCTGTGACATGACATCAGAGTCTATTAATTGATCAGATGCTCATCAATTAGCTGTATCATCATGCTCTGGCGCATGAGAATCACTGGCAGAAGAAGATCCTCTCATTGCTGGGAGATACGACCATGCCAAGACTGTTGTGCCCAGTGTAATTGCAGCAGCAATTGAGACCCAAATCCACTTCCGCCTCCTTTTCCTTAACTGCCTATTACGCCGTGCCATTTCTACAAAATAAGAAACCATATATTACAAGACCAATAATCTAGCAATACATACAATGGGGCTCCAATTAAAGCTAGTACACCTTAAAAAGCTATGAGATGAGCATGCTTAAAACAGGAAATCTCaacaattttcttaatttgcTCTTGTGCAAAAGCTCCTCACTCTGCACATTTAGAAGGAAAGTAAGGACCGATGTtttcaaaacaaaccaaacttGCCAACCAAATTTTACTACAGAAAACTGGTTAGGTCACTGAGTCCGATCAACAGTATATACAGATAATGGTGCAACCACTAGCCAGTCAATCTAGGACAGCAATTTATGAActgcttaaatgttgacaacAATGTTTCAAGCTTTCTAGTTGACTAGATCAACAAATTGAGCAGGAATTTCATAACCAGTTTCATCAATCCCTAGCAGCTATAAGCCAATTACCACCAAATCAGTTCCATCCTTCTAGAAGTACAGCTAATATCTtagctttcttttctttgggtCCAATAACTCACATGGTTTTAGAACATTGGCTTGAAGCAACACACtaaggaaattagaaatgtaGCTATAGTTTTTCTTGATTCCACGAGCACCCccagttaaaaataaatgagaaagcTGACAAAAGAAACCTTAAAACATTTAACAAAAATCTCACCTATGACTTCTTGGTTCCTCTGAGACATTTCTCGATTCACAGCCTCATAATAATGAAGTCGATCCCACAATCGAGCAATTTCAAAGTTCTTTTCTTCAACCTGAGCTTCCAACTCTATCTCCGCCTCAGCTTTTGCAATGCCCCTTCCTATAGATTCTGATACAAACCGAGCAAGATAGATTTGTTGGCAAATCTCCTCTGCAGGATTAGAATCTGATGGCTGATCATTCTCTGGCACATCAACAGGAAAAGCAGGGAGGGATAACCCTACCAGAGCTAATTCTTGCCTGATTATCTGCCACTGGTTTTGCATATTAGTCAAAGCCTCCTCTGCTTGCTTCCGCTTCTCTATCTCCATCAACAAACTCAATCTCATTTCTCGCAATTCAGCTCCACTGAGatgaggagaaggagaaggatgTGGCCCACTCTCAGAAGATAGTTCTAGCAATAGTAATAAACAAAAGTGAACTTCTGCATTCTGTTATGACTAGCAAACACAAATTTGTTACACTACTAATTTTGCTAAAAGAATACAGAGATAGTTTTGGGAAATGATAACAATTGAATTCCTCGTTTTAAACAGCCGCCTATATTGTATCCATAAGAGTAAACAGCCAAAAAATAAGGCAGAACCAAAATATGTgttcttcaataataataatatgccAGAGTAAAGAGGAGATGACAAACAATACAAAGCATGCATATAGCAAAAGAAAAGACACAACAAAAAGTATAGAAGAGGTAAGAAGAGCAATGGCTCCCCCAGCACCATAGCTGCAGCATGCTATGAGATACTACTTAAATATGGCAGATTAAACGCAAGATGCCAAACAGCATGatgcatgaaaataacaaaaggacGGAAACGCACTATAACTTTTCCAATAACAAGATGATCTACCAAAGTAACACAGACAGAAAGAATAGAGTAAGACATGAACACCCAAGTACCTTCCCAAGCATCATAAAACTCTCCCACTGGTATAGCTGCAGTAAGCTTCATAGAACACTCAGCTGCAGTGGTGTCCTCAACATCGGTGTTACTAGTATAACTCATTGAGTCCTGTGGATCAAAGAAATCATCAACGTCTCCATCTCGTTCCCCATTCTGCTCAGTTGGCTTCAACACATCCTTTTCCAAGGTAAAGTCCGTCCTTGTATTACTAGTCCCATGTTGCATAGTACCACTCGCTATTTCCCCATCAATCTTTCCATTAAAATGCACCGCGTTGATAGGACGATGATGGACACCATTTACAACATCCTCTTTACTAGGACTCCCATTTACAACATCCTCTTTGCTAGGACTCCCATTGACAACATTCAAAAGCTCACCTTCAACAGAACCAGGGATGAAAAAAGTAACTGAATGGCCATAACTTGAATCAACAAGCTCATTTTTTCCATTATCCACATTCCCATTCACCTCATTTTTCTCCAATTCCTTCTTCCTAGAAGCTACATCATCCTCTGAAAAGCTCTTCAAAAGGCGTGGCCCACGTCGCTTATGATTAATTATATAAGGCGAAGGAGGAAATGAAGATGGCGAATCAGGAAGTGGGGTCGATTCGGGAGTCGCATACAGTGAAGGCGATATTTGAGGACGATTACCTTTCCTCTCTACCACCGACGCACTATTCCTCCTCTCTAGGTTTGATTTGGTTAAACGTGGCTTCGATTTTGGTGGAGGAGGCTTCGGTTTCGGAACTGGATAGTTGTCGTCCGAACTAGGAACTGACTTGTCGACAAATTTTGAAGCTCCAGGTTCTAACAACCTATCCAAAGCTATTGCAGGAAAAGATGGCATCCTTCTACAACaccaaatcaaaaatcaaagcTAGAAACTTGAAACCAGAGATTAGTTAACAAATAAAccccaaataaaattcataatctagAAGCTAAATagctaaatagaaaaacacatgatttgTCAAGTAAATAAGGGGAAATTAGCGGAAATGAAACAAGTTTGACTTAGATTGATTATAGAATCACAAAATTCAAGCTTTAGATACAATTATTCAATGCAgtacataacaataaaaaatcatttctagACAAGAAAAGCTTCTagattacaaaaataaacaataataacttctttaaaaaaataagaagcaaaTTTCCACCCAGCTTTTTAGATGGCTGCACAATTAAAGCAAGTGAACCCCAACTATGATTTTTAATAGAGACCAAAACGACACCGTTATGGTAGCTGAAAAATGGTGTCAACATCAGGTGATGGTATTAAGAAAGAGGAAATGAAGCTAGAAAAAGTTACCTTGATAACGAAGgagctgagagagagagagagagagcaataaACTGGGAGAaaccctaaaaagaaaaatcaggtGGTGGTattaagagagaagagaaggatcAGGGAAGAGTCGATAAAGATTATTTCGTgcagaaataaaaagagaagaaacaaaACGACATGATATTGGAAGGAGTGATAACATATGGTGGTGTCGTATCGTATATTGAAATTCACGACTCTTCCCTGTCCATGAAGAAGGGAAGAGGGAGCAAAGGCCGCTTGCTGCCCAAGTTTCTTGgggtttttccctttttctttgttgttgcaAAGAGACAGATCGCCTAtctcgtttcttttctttttgttctccGCAAATATTTGAATTGGCCTTCGGGTTAGAAAATATCTCTCCCACGTACTTCCctctttttctgtatttttatttttattttctcacgCAGCAGTTCAAATTAATTACCACCTTATTACCTAATTTActatagttaattaaaaatcgTATCACTCCACTGTAATTTTAAAGCCCGGACCaacctaataaattaatttgaaactaaaattaaattaagtttaaaaaaatatataaaaaaaaaaaaacttagcaaATTAACCTGATGACCTAgttaacccaataaaaatccAGTCAAAAACTCAATTGTAACctattaccttttatttttttattaaaataatattatttttatttttaaaaaaaattaacccagtTGAAACTCAAGCCTTGAACTGGACCAGGTCTAAAAACTATGCTCTCAACTATATCATATTATCTTGCCACTCGCATTATACAAGTTCATTTGGAAAATGAATATcccgtgttttttttaatataaaatttttaa is a genomic window of Populus alba chromosome 5, ASM523922v2, whole genome shotgun sequence containing:
- the LOC118029995 gene encoding uncharacterized protein; its protein translation is MPSFPAIALDRLLEPGASKFVDKSVPSSDDNYPVPKPKPPPPKSKPRLTKSNLERRNSASVVERKGNRPQISPSLYATPESTPLPDSPSSFPPSPYIINHKRRGPRLLKSFSEDDVASRKKELEKNEVNGNVDNGKNELVDSSYGHSVTFFIPGSVEGELLNVVNGSPSKEDVVNGSPSKEDVVNGVHHRPINAVHFNGKIDGEIASGTMQHGTSNTRTDFTLEKDVLKPTEQNGERDGDVDDFFDPQDSMSYTSNTDVEDTTAAECSMKLTAAIPVGEFYDAWEELSSESGPHPSPSPHLSGAELREMRLSLLMEIEKRKQAEEALTNMQNQWQIIRQELALVGLSLPAFPVDVPENDQPSDSNPAEEICQQIYLARFVSESIGRGIAKAEAEIELEAQVEEKNFEIARLWDRLHYYEAVNREMSQRNQEVIEMARRNRQLRKRRRKWIWVSIAAAITLGTTVLAWSYLPAMRGSSSASDSHAPEHDDTAN